A window from Nitrospira sp. ND1 encodes these proteins:
- a CDS encoding S16 family serine protease, with amino-acid sequence MSAITPVVHTSGGRRFLCTVFVCTVVLLATIPRAGAEAVVEVPMLAAIQSNNLGVFEVLLLRWDHRPSPSPMELQWLGGNIRPGQTNLSSMVLAFQYALAHTPQIDHAGTVSAMGIAYAATGTDGPSAGAVMTVGFAALLKGDHIRRGIALTGTIAKDGTIGPVGGIPDKIRAAAREGYRTILIPQGQRDDPRWNLNRLAWELNVEVTEVATVEEAYRLMTGGTLE; translated from the coding sequence ATGTCCGCGATTACACCCGTGGTTCATACCAGCGGAGGCCGACGCTTCCTATGCACGGTCTTTGTCTGCACCGTTGTGCTACTCGCAACTATCCCGCGCGCCGGCGCAGAAGCGGTGGTCGAAGTCCCGATGCTCGCGGCGATCCAATCGAATAACCTCGGCGTGTTCGAAGTGCTCCTGTTGCGTTGGGATCACCGGCCAAGCCCCTCGCCCATGGAGCTGCAATGGCTGGGCGGCAACATCCGGCCCGGACAGACGAACCTCAGTTCCATGGTCCTTGCCTTTCAATATGCGCTCGCCCACACGCCACAGATCGATCATGCGGGAACGGTCAGTGCCATGGGCATCGCATACGCCGCAACCGGGACAGACGGCCCGAGCGCAGGGGCAGTGATGACGGTCGGATTTGCGGCGCTATTGAAAGGAGATCATATCCGGCGAGGGATTGCCTTAACCGGTACGATTGCCAAGGATGGCACCATCGGACCCGTGGGCGGCATCCCCGACAAGATTCGTGCGGCAGCCCGCGAGGGTTATCGCACGATCCTGATCCCCCAAGGCCAGCGGGACGATCCGCGCTGGAACCTCAACCGGCTCGCCTGGGAGCTCAACGTTGAAGTCACGGAGGTCGCCACAGTCGAGGAGGCCTACCGTCTCATGACCGGAGGCACACTCGAATAG
- a CDS encoding cupredoxin domain-containing protein, which yields MSWRLFFFVLATSTLIAWPTSATPPATQVLMDSGSPYYVPAAVTVTAGGAIRWENPTPTHHTVTHDACLEETGRCAFDSGAVEPGGAYTIPSLPPGRYPYQCRIHPIMRGMIIVTESPLLPSQT from the coding sequence ATGAGCTGGAGACTGTTCTTCTTCGTATTGGCGACAAGCACCTTGATAGCCTGGCCGACCTCTGCGACGCCACCGGCGACGCAAGTCCTGATGGACAGCGGATCACCCTATTATGTGCCTGCAGCTGTGACTGTAACCGCCGGCGGCGCCATCCGTTGGGAAAATCCAACGCCCACCCACCATACCGTGACCCACGATGCATGCCTTGAAGAAACCGGCCGTTGCGCCTTCGACTCAGGGGCCGTCGAACCGGGAGGAGCCTACACCATCCCAAGCCTGCCGCCTGGCCGTTACCCCTATCAATGCCGCATTCACCCCATTATGCGCGGCATGATTATCGTGACGGAGTCGCCGCTGCTTCCCTCGCAGACGTAG
- a CDS encoding class I SAM-dependent methyltransferase, producing the protein MKAAAAIQEPLTLSGDTLNLLAWRIPDLVAYQHAFDEWWLAPLDDDFPLVRLNAVGIEMLTSMNGHITVGALVEKYGNKICGPDGQPGTWHLARWSTPNYSLCYFGTEPPGGHRHKAKWDLLLQQIRESWSGQQEFEGEEHLEDFHVHELKESDLEDGHFDLIETTVSHLFREPCEALGGTTYGRLLMRQLRRLGWFKPKPKVIVEIGGGLGYVARELGQELLPFEKQGIQYISLDVTRPFLQLQTKRAKAGGWTGTGTHANGECLPFRDNSVDLIIDNENMADMTPVKLSRKELTEGTGETAQHQEALDWIRRLKVPLEKELPEEVIFNLGPMRFVAEVWRVLKPGGRAFLTEFGVEEGWPAAVKLPHHTEYEVQYNHLRQAVRWLGFQERYLSLPQFLQIKPDTKVLCTGAAYTIQRFCQGLGQNFSVRAYTESELTKTLGDILPKLQGCHYHDIADPAWFGLIDFKVLLLEKPGGIPQPTFTEQKSGLRWYSQR; encoded by the coding sequence ATGAAAGCTGCCGCAGCCATCCAAGAGCCCCTCACATTGAGCGGCGACACCCTCAACCTGCTTGCCTGGCGTATTCCCGACCTCGTAGCCTACCAGCACGCCTTCGACGAATGGTGGCTAGCGCCGCTCGACGACGACTTCCCGCTCGTCCGGCTCAATGCCGTCGGGATTGAAATGCTCACCTCCATGAACGGCCACATTACGGTGGGCGCGCTCGTGGAGAAGTACGGGAATAAGATCTGCGGCCCGGACGGCCAGCCCGGGACCTGGCACCTGGCACGGTGGTCCACGCCCAATTATTCGCTGTGCTACTTCGGCACGGAGCCGCCCGGGGGCCATCGCCACAAGGCCAAATGGGACCTGCTCCTGCAGCAAATCCGGGAGAGCTGGTCGGGGCAGCAGGAGTTCGAAGGTGAGGAACACCTCGAAGATTTCCATGTCCACGAGTTGAAGGAAAGTGACCTGGAGGATGGCCACTTCGATCTGATCGAAACCACCGTCTCCCACCTCTTCCGGGAACCCTGCGAAGCCCTGGGCGGCACGACCTATGGCCGCCTGCTCATGCGCCAACTACGCCGGCTCGGCTGGTTCAAACCGAAGCCAAAAGTCATTGTCGAGATCGGTGGTGGATTGGGTTATGTCGCCCGCGAGCTAGGACAGGAACTACTGCCCTTCGAGAAACAAGGCATTCAATACATTTCGTTGGATGTCACGCGCCCGTTCCTGCAGCTCCAGACCAAACGCGCGAAGGCCGGCGGCTGGACCGGCACCGGCACCCATGCCAACGGCGAATGCCTGCCCTTTAGAGACAACTCCGTCGACCTCATCATCGACAACGAAAATATGGCCGACATGACGCCGGTGAAGCTCAGCCGCAAGGAGCTCACGGAAGGCACAGGCGAGACCGCACAACATCAAGAAGCGCTGGATTGGATCAGGCGGCTGAAGGTGCCGCTTGAGAAGGAATTGCCCGAAGAAGTGATCTTCAATCTGGGACCGATGCGGTTCGTGGCCGAAGTCTGGCGGGTACTCAAGCCGGGCGGTCGGGCATTTCTCACGGAGTTTGGCGTCGAAGAAGGTTGGCCCGCCGCCGTGAAGCTCCCCCACCACACGGAATACGAGGTGCAGTACAACCACCTGCGACAAGCGGTACGTTGGCTTGGCTTTCAGGAGCGGTACCTGTCACTCCCGCAGTTTTTGCAGATCAAGCCGGACACGAAAGTCCTCTGCACCGGCGCGGCCTATACGATTCAACGGTTCTGTCAGGGACTGGGGCAGAACTTTTCTGTGCGGGCCTACACGGAAAGTGAGCTCACCAAAACCCTGGGCGACATCCTCCCCAAGCTCCAAGGCTGCCACTACCACGACATCGCCGACCCCGCCTGGTTCGGCCTCATCGACTTCAAGGTGCTACTGCTGGAAAAGCCGGGCGGCATCCCCCAACCGACCTTCACCGAGCAGAAGAGCGGCCTCCGCTGGTATTCGCAGAGGTAA